The genomic interval TGCCGTACCTTCAATTTTGAACTGCAGGCGGCGGCCAGCGAAGATGCCATCGTCCTGTCGCTGTCCACCAGCCACAGTTTTACGCTGGACGAGGTGTGGCGCTACTTGTCCAGCCGCAGCGCCGAACAGCTTCTCATCCAGGCCCTGCTCGATGCGCCATTGTTCGGCGTGCGCTGGCGCTGGAACGCTGCCGTGGCCATGGCCTTGCCGCGCTTCGTCGGTGGGCGCAAGGTGGCCCCGCAGCTCCAGCGGATGAAAAGCGAGGACCTGATCGCTTCGGTGTTCCCCGACCAGATCGCCTGCCTGGAAAACATCGCCGGCGAACGGCAGATTCCGGATCATCCGCTGGTCGAGCAGACCCTCGACGACTGCCTGCACGAAGCCATGGACAGCGAAGGCTGGCTGGCCTTGCTGCGCCGCATCGAAGGCGGTGAGGTACGCTTGCTCAGCCGTGACCTGCCGGCCCCGTCGCCACTGGCCTCGGCCATCCTCAACGCCAGGCCCTACGCCTTTCTTGACGATGCGCCCCTGGAAGAGCGACGCACCCAGGCCGTGCTCAACCGGCGCTGGAACGAACTGCACAGCGCGGATGAGCTGGGCGCGCTGGACACCGATGCCATCGCCGCCGTAGAGAGCGAGGCCTGGCCGCAAGCGGCTAACGCCGACGAGATGCACGAAGCGTTGATGAGCCTGGGGGCCATCACTGTCCATGAAGTGCAGGCCAACGCCCCTTGGGATTTACTGCTTCGGCAACTGGCCAAAGCGGGGCGCGCCCTGCGCCTGCCGGATCAACAGCTGTGGCTCGCGCGTGAACGCCTGAGCCTGCTGCAACGTGTGTATCCAGGTTCAGTCACCGAACCTGCGCTGAACGTGCTGCCAGGCTTCGAGCAGGCCATCGAGGCGGACGATGCGCTAAGCGAACTGCTGCGTGCCCGCTTAAGTGGCCACGGCCCGCAAACCGTGGCGCAGATCGCCACCCCTCTAGGCAAGCCGCAGCCAGACATCGAACAGGCCCTGGCCCGCCTGGAGGCCGAGGGCTACGTGTTGCGCGGCTATTTCAGGCCTGCGGAACAACAGCTGCAGTGGTGCGAACGGCACTTGCTGGCGCGCATTCACCGCTACACGGTCAAACGCCTGCGCCGGGAGATCGAACCGGTCAGCCTGCAAGACTTCATGCGTTTTCTGTTCGACTGGCAGCACCTGGCCGCAGATGAGCGCCTGCGCGGGCCACAGGCCGTAGCTGAAGTGCTGGCACAGTTGCAGGGCTTCCCCGCTGCGGCCGGCGCCTGGGAGGCGGAGCTGCTGCCGGCACGCATCCAGGACTACAGCCCGCACTGGCTCGACGACACCTGCCGCAGCGGGCGGTTTGTCTGGAGCCGGCTGGCGACCACGGTGGCCAGCACGACCTTGGCCAGTACACCGCTGGTGCTGCTGCCGCGCGAACACCTGGGCCTCTGGCGCAGCCTGGCGCCCGTACCGGCAGTAGACGAGCTCGGCCCGCGGGCGCAACGCGTGCATGACGTGTTGCAGGCGCATGGGGCGTTGTTCTTCGATGAACTGACGCAGGAAGCCCACCTGCTGCCCAGCGAACTGGAAACCGCATTGCAGGCACTGGTGGGCTTTGGCCTGGTGGGTGCCGACAGCTTCACCGGGCTGCGCAGCCTGATCACGCCAGCGGCTAAACGCACCTCGCGCAACAGCAGGCGCGGCCATGCCCCCCTCTCCACCAGCATGGCCCACGCCGGCCGCTGGGCGCTGTTGCGCAGGGGCACTGCTGCAATAGACGACAGCCAGCGTCTGGAGCACATCGCCCGCGCCCTGTTGCGCCGCTATGGGGTGATCTGCTGGCGGCTGCTGGAGCGGGAAAGTGATGTATTGCCGCCCTGGCGCGAATTGCTGCGTTGCTATCACCGCCTGGAGGCCCGCGGCGAAATCCGGGGTGGGCGCTTCATTGCTGGGCTGGCCGGTGAGCAGTTCGCCTTGCCAGAGGCTGTGGGCCTGTTGCGGCAAGTGCGCCGGCGTGAGCCGGAGGGAGCACTGGTGATGGTCAGCGCCAGCGACCCGCTCAATGTGGTCGGGTCATTGCTGCCAGGGGCGAAACTACCCGCGGTGAGCGGTAACCGCTTGCTGTACCGCGATGGCGTGCCGGTGGCGGTGCGAGTCGCCGGGCGTTACCAGTTTCTCATCGAGGCCTCGGTGGAGGAACAGGACACCTGGCGCCGCAGGTTGTTGAGCGATGCACGCTGAAGCGCCCCCAATTACTTCTCCTACCCTGCCGATCACTACCTTATGTTCCGGACAATCTGGAGGACTCGAATACGTGTAGGAGATAAGCATTGACCTATCATTTTTGCCAGTTGTGCTCCTGAGTTCGGTGTCTGACACTGAAGCTCGGCATCTTTTTATCACACGCGAGCAGACGATGAACTCAAATCCACCGGGGACCCATTTATACTTTTATCAGGGCAATAGACTAAGCACGCTGAAACTACGAGACCACCATAGCGCAGTATTTCGCCATCAGCACACCGCTCTAGCAGAGCTAAAAAAAAGCGAAAGTAGTGACGCACTTTTGGCTATCGACACCCAAGGCTCAATTCTAGGCATCCACACCCGAGCCGGGGCTCACACAGGTGTCTATACCCCCTACGGACACCAGCCTGCTGATGGGCTAGCACGTTCACTCTTAGCATTTAACTGTGAACCTCCGACGATTAGCGGTACCTACCTGTTGGGTAATGGCTATCGGACGTATAGCCCGCCCCTTATGCGCTTTCATTCCGCTGACAATTTAAGCCCTTTTCTCGCCGGCGGATTAAATGCTTATGCCTATTGCGGCGGAGACCCCATTAATAATATTGACCCAACTGGCCACGCCCTTTCCGCACTATCCAAATACATCTCAAACCTGAAACATAGAAAAACAATAAAAACGTTTGACAAAATTAATGAAATTAATCGCCATAACTTTGCAGTCGCCAAAATAAACAACTACTTAGATAGAATACTTGACACTGACACCACTCTATTTGACAGACCTCCTAGAGAGCTCAAAAACTATAACCCTACAAGAGATGCAGTGAGCAGAATCGACAAGCGCATCACCGATAACGAGCCCTTTCCGACCATACCAACCCTGTCAACAAAAACTTCGGAATTTGCAACCAAACACAATAGGCAGATAGACCATGTTGACAAGAACAAGTGGCGTATTTTTATCAACTACCAGTACGCTTCAGACAACTATAAACCTTTTGAGGCCAAGCTAAAAGAACTGTATCCTAACGATAGCCTGGAAGCACTTATGCCACGCCACGCCCCCCTTGAACAAGTTAGCATTCGTCAGAAGCATCGAAATATTAGGGATTAATTATTCAAGGGGAACACCTTACTCCCAAATGTGCAGCGCATCTTTACACCACCCTGTTTAATGAC from Pseudomonas kermanshahensis carries:
- a CDS encoding RHS repeat-associated core domain-containing protein, whose translation is MNSNPPGTHLYFYQGNRLSTLKLRDHHSAVFRHQHTALAELKKSESSDALLAIDTQGSILGIHTRAGAHTGVYTPYGHQPADGLARSLLAFNCEPPTISGTYLLGNGYRTYSPPLMRFHSADNLSPFLAGGLNAYAYCGGDPINNIDPTGHALSALSKYISNLKHRKTIKTFDKINEINRHNFAVAKINNYLDRILDTDTTLFDRPPRELKNYNPTRDAVSRIDKRITDNEPFPTIPTLSTKTSEFATKHNRQIDHVDKNKWRIFINYQYASDNYKPFEAKLKELYPNDSLEALMPRHAPLEQVSIRQKHRNIRD
- a CDS encoding DEAD/DEAH box helicase, whose translation is MSLPAQQHPVLALFHPAVGTWFRRHFATVTDAQARAWPLIHGGQSMLLAAPTGSGKTLSAFLAVLDELFCQGLQHGGELPACTQVVYVSPLKALSNDIRLNLQAPLEGISQALEDQGLKPPRISTAVRTGDTPQKERAAMRKLAPHILVTTPESLYVLMGSASGRAGLASVHTVIVDEIHALAGNKRGAHLALTLERLQALSGRPLRRIGLSATQRPVERVAQFLVGHQRPCAIVDIGHARQRDLALEVPPVPLGAVMATDVWNLVYDRLATLAREHRTTLVFVNTRRLAERLTRHLSDRLGKDAVAAHHGSLAKELRLDAEQRLKTGQLQVLVATASLELGIDIGDVDLVCQIASPGSIAAFLQRVGRSGHQVEGIPKGRLFPTSRDDLIECIALLDCVRHGELDQLHIPTAPLDVLAQQIVAETSNQPWQEQALFDCLRQATPYAELDVNHYQALLRMLAEGYNGRQGIRSAYLHRDAVSGTLRGRRGSQLTALTSGGTIPETADYAVLLEPQALNIGSVNEDFAVESIAGDIFQLGNASYRILRVESGRVRVEDAHGLPPTIPFWLGEAPGRSDELSAAVARLQARIDERLGLPGADSTAVQGWLQRTFELGEDSASQLLDYLGRTRDVLGALPSQQTLIMERFFDESGGTQLIIHSPYGSRINRAWGLALRKRFCRTFNFELQAAASEDAIVLSLSTSHSFTLDEVWRYLSSRSAEQLLIQALLDAPLFGVRWRWNAAVAMALPRFVGGRKVAPQLQRMKSEDLIASVFPDQIACLENIAGERQIPDHPLVEQTLDDCLHEAMDSEGWLALLRRIEGGEVRLLSRDLPAPSPLASAILNARPYAFLDDAPLEERRTQAVLNRRWNELHSADELGALDTDAIAAVESEAWPQAANADEMHEALMSLGAITVHEVQANAPWDLLLRQLAKAGRALRLPDQQLWLARERLSLLQRVYPGSVTEPALNVLPGFEQAIEADDALSELLRARLSGHGPQTVAQIATPLGKPQPDIEQALARLEAEGYVLRGYFRPAEQQLQWCERHLLARIHRYTVKRLRREIEPVSLQDFMRFLFDWQHLAADERLRGPQAVAEVLAQLQGFPAAAGAWEAELLPARIQDYSPHWLDDTCRSGRFVWSRLATTVASTTLASTPLVLLPREHLGLWRSLAPVPAVDELGPRAQRVHDVLQAHGALFFDELTQEAHLLPSELETALQALVGFGLVGADSFTGLRSLITPAAKRTSRNSRRGHAPLSTSMAHAGRWALLRRGTAAIDDSQRLEHIARALLRRYGVICWRLLERESDVLPPWRELLRCYHRLEARGEIRGGRFIAGLAGEQFALPEAVGLLRQVRRREPEGALVMVSASDPLNVVGSLLPGAKLPAVSGNRLLYRDGVPVAVRVAGRYQFLIEASVEEQDTWRRRLLSDAR